In Drosophila santomea strain STO CAGO 1482 unplaced genomic scaffold, Prin_Dsan_1.1 Segkk5_quiver_pilon_scaf, whole genome shotgun sequence, the DNA window TCAAAAACTACACGACGAGCCTGCCTCATTACAAAAGGGTATGTGTTGGTATTTGTGCTTCTCCACCAAGGATATCCATTTAGAGCCGACGTCCGACCTCGAAGAGCTGTCCACGTTTTTGGTTAGGATCGAAGTGTGCTTGAATTCGCGTCCGCTAGCGCCAATGTCCGAAGACCCCGCGGACCTGTTGAAACTTACGCTTGGGCACTTTCTTGTTGGAGGGCCCCTTCTCGCAACGGTTGAACCCGAGATAAAGGGGGATACAACGTCCATCATAAACCACTGGCAACACCTGAAGGCTCTCCTTCAGCAATTTTGTCTgcgatggaaggaagagtaCCTTAAAGAATGTAGCAAAGGTCGTCCTTCTTCCGATGGAAGCAGACGGCTGCCCGAAATAAACAGTAGCCTGTCCACTCCAATGTTCCTCGTCACTGTGTGTTTTATAGTAAGTCCAATTCGTAGATTTACCAATACTGATTTTCGCTCCTCTCTCCGTCCTATTCCTCCAGTTATATCAAGCACGATGTCTCCACGTCAGCGCATCGCCACCGCATTGGAAAGCAGATGTACTCGAGGTACCAACTCCTACCGTTGCTAAGTCTGCAGTGGGATCCACCCGTTACGGAAATGCAGCCGATTTCTGCGCTTGAGTGCCGAGAAGCGCCTACGGGCTGCCCTCGCCAATCGGTACTGCCCCTGCACTCCGACGGAACGTGTCGGCGAGGGGACTGCTGCAAAACGTGCGGGCAGAATTATCACACGCTGCTGCACCTCTTCGAGCGCCAGCCGCGTCAGGAGGGGCTCCGGCCGCAGAGCCACGGAACTCGTCAGACACTCCACGGCGTTTTTCAGCCGCTCGTCCGCCTCATCACGGCGTTCCTCAACCTCTCATGAGGCGTCCGTTGCGCCTCGGCAGTTTTCCGCCGCCCGTCCGAGTAGCCCGCCGAGCGCATCCTCCGTTCCGTCGCTGTCGTCCCTGTTACAGCGACACAGCGTCAACCTGCTACCGACTGGGACTCAGGTCTTCGACACGGTGGCCGCCTacgagctgcatcgacgcgtCGCTGGCGACAGCGTTCAGACTGCCAACGACCAGAGTTCGGGATGAGCAGGTTTGCTTGGCCACCGTGAGCTCCAAGCTGGACAACAGCTTCCGGTTCGAACTGGTTTTCAAGGTCGAGCCCCACGTGCGCATTCGCACTCCAATCCGGGATCTGAGCGAAACAGTGCGGTCCCACTTCCAGCGTTTCTACCTACACGCTACGATCTTCAACTTTTGCTCTGCGCCGTGGGAAATTTATCGACTTCAACAAGCGTGCTTGACTTATCTCTGGACGACGACGCCCCCTGCAAACACCCTAAAAAGAAATGTAGAacaagcaaaagaaaaaatccaTTCCTTGACCTCAAACCAAAGAGAAAAAAAGAGGATTAATATACGACCTCGGTACCGTCACTAAGAAAATCACCAGGCGACGCATCCGTTATAGAAACTAAAttcagaattttttaatacttaaaattaaaatagcaTTTGCCAACAAATAGCCTAATTGTACAGCATAATTGTACATTTGAACAATATGTCACATCATTTAAGTACCGAACAAAAAAAGATCGAagaatatattaataattttaagaATAGTATTTCTAAGGAATTAGAAATAATATAGATATTCTACAAAATCACATAAACAATACAGCCGAAAGTATattgttggccaagtttaatataattccaGATTGCTCAGGTCTTTAAATATCATTCAAAATTGAAGGAACATTAACCACATCAATTGTTTGATAGTAATAGGAGGAACCAAATACGATGACAACAAATTGTTATATGAGAAACAGATCAAGTAATCCTTACCTACAACAAAGAACGAAACAATAAATGCAACGTTAGAAGATGAGCCTGAGCAAAATAGTTTTACATCTTCAggaaaataaagccaaaataCTTCAAATCGATAAATCTTCAATTCCTGACCTATAAATCTTGTGTTATCCTAGCCATTCTAGTACTGTATGCTCTATTCATGAAAAGAAACAGTACTTACCTACCCAATCCTGCTGACCCAATCAACTACGTTCCGCCCATACCATCACTATGGCCGTCACTTCACGCTAGGGGGGGAGGAAATACCACATCAGCAGTCTCTACGCCAACTTCCCCGCCCCCTTAACCACCACGTCTCAACCGTTAGTTCGTCGCCCTCTCATGTTCCAACATAGTGTAACTTGTGTTGGAACAGCTGAGCAAAGACCAACGAAGACATTCTTCAAAACTACTGGGACAGCAGATTCGCTGTACGACAACTGCGAATAAAACATTATTTCCTTCTGTTAGAGTTTCAGTCTTAAGTTATATGTCAAACTGAGaagtaataaacaaaatctgggattaaatataatatattttataatacatACTGCAGTCGGCTCTCTGCCAACTGTGCTGCTTTAGAACTAAGAACCTTTTTATACATttgtacatacacatacatgtAAATCAGAATTAAGAATAGGCAGCTCAAACAAGAACTAATAAACTAATACTTTATGAAATCATTTGGACTTAACATGATGGAGCATAATGAACATAACATGGCGAACGTGACACTCGAGCGTACAAGTGGAATACAGTGAAAACACCTTACGACACAAAAAAAGCAGGAGCCACCTGTACACCAGCAACGGCAGCCCGTTTattagcagcagcaacagcaatctATGCAGAAGCAACATGTACACCAGCAACGGCAGCCCGtttatcagcagcagcaacagcaatctATGCAGAAGCAACATGTACATGGACACAACAAACTGGAGAATATGGTTTATTATTGCTGCAATGTATTCTATATGGattatatagggtgtttttttttagaggtatagaactttaaattgcaataaaacaacgatggattattcgattgacatgaattttattgacatgaaagataatcttgtggcattacattttaaatat includes these proteins:
- the LOC120457602 gene encoding uncharacterized protein LOC120457602 — translated: MRHSQKVSNSIHGKVTQGTGVLFAALYPYWYGLCRILRRQKLHDEPASLQKGMCWYLCFSTKDIHLEPTSDLEELSTFLVRIEVCLNSRPLAPMSEDPADLLKLTLGHFLVGGPLLATVEPEIKGDTTSIINHWQHLKALLQQFCLRWKEEYLKECSKGRPSSDGSRRLPEINSSLSTPMFLVTVCFILYQARCLHVSASPPHWKADVLEVPTPTVAKSAVGSTRYGNAADFCA